In the genome of Paenibacillus pabuli, one region contains:
- a CDS encoding phage tail sheath family protein, with translation MAREGHGFKLTEKQMSPQAVTPAAFTLPVAIGTAPINLSKRLAPLAAPVNVPILAWTYDEAVAALGFSYDFKNFTLCEVIHSHFELHKQSPIVLINVLDPAQHYEEVESTVLPIIKRQVTIEAEGALINTLEVKSADGSTTYIKNTDYGTAYNALGQLVISVRPGAGIPAGATSVSVVYSKLDPSSVGATEIIGGNDAVTGINTGLYLIEDVFPRWQLVPGYLLAPGYSDNPLVAANMVSRVASINGLFKARAVTDLDASVRYNEIEQWKNDNGYRDPHQINTYPMAVRSGRTYRMSTLYVGTACTVDAANSGVPAESASNKRLMADGLVYSDGSEMVIGKNIADEINSAGIVTGLNFTGNFVAWGNRTAAFPDFNDPQRAFIPVRGMFDWVQNNFAVQFWSKVDGMMNPRNTGEIVDGGNFWLNGLVASGFLLGGRIEFFESENPASDLMQGIVRFHFYITPPGPMQEIEGIFEYDISYLNALFGA, from the coding sequence ATGGCAAGAGAGGGACACGGCTTTAAACTCACCGAGAAACAAATGTCACCACAAGCTGTAACCCCGGCAGCATTCACATTGCCTGTCGCGATTGGCACAGCTCCGATTAACCTGTCTAAACGCCTGGCTCCTTTAGCGGCCCCGGTGAACGTGCCTATCTTGGCATGGACGTACGATGAAGCAGTCGCGGCCCTGGGTTTCTCTTATGACTTTAAAAACTTCACGTTGTGCGAGGTTATTCACTCCCACTTTGAGCTGCACAAGCAAAGCCCTATCGTGCTAATCAACGTGTTGGACCCGGCGCAACACTACGAAGAGGTAGAATCGACAGTCCTGCCAATTATTAAACGCCAAGTGACGATTGAGGCCGAAGGCGCATTAATCAACACTCTGGAAGTCAAGTCTGCTGACGGTTCCACGACATACATCAAAAACACTGATTACGGAACTGCTTACAACGCTTTGGGACAACTGGTCATATCCGTTAGACCAGGCGCTGGAATTCCAGCAGGCGCAACTTCTGTAAGTGTGGTGTACAGCAAACTGGACCCATCTTCCGTTGGGGCCACCGAGATCATCGGCGGTAACGATGCGGTTACAGGCATCAACACTGGCCTATACCTGATTGAAGATGTATTCCCGCGCTGGCAGCTTGTTCCTGGTTACCTCCTGGCTCCTGGCTACTCCGACAACCCATTGGTTGCAGCGAACATGGTTAGCCGTGTAGCGAGCATCAACGGACTGTTCAAAGCTCGAGCTGTCACTGACCTGGATGCATCGGTCCGATACAACGAGATTGAGCAATGGAAAAACGACAACGGATATCGTGACCCGCACCAAATCAACACGTATCCAATGGCTGTGCGCTCGGGCCGAACTTACCGCATGTCTACGCTGTACGTCGGAACTGCTTGCACTGTCGACGCAGCTAACAGCGGTGTGCCTGCTGAATCTGCATCGAACAAGCGCTTGATGGCTGACGGCCTGGTGTACTCCGATGGATCAGAGATGGTCATTGGTAAAAACATCGCTGACGAAATCAACAGTGCAGGCATCGTAACCGGACTCAACTTCACGGGCAACTTTGTCGCTTGGGGCAACCGGACTGCTGCTTTCCCTGATTTCAACGACCCGCAACGTGCATTCATTCCGGTGCGAGGTATGTTCGATTGGGTGCAAAACAACTTCGCGGTCCAATTCTGGTCCAAGGTAGATGGCATGATGAACCCTCGTAACACAGGGGAGATCGTCGACGGAGGAAACTTCTGGTTGAACGGTCTGGTGGCATCCGGCTTCCTGCTTGGCGGACGGATCGAGTTCTTCGAATCCGAAAACCCTGCTAGTGACCTGATGCAAGGCATTGTGCGGTTCCATTTCTACATCACTCCACCGGGGCCAATGCAGGAAATCGAAGGTATCTTCGAGTACGACATTTCATATCTGAACGCCTTGTTTGGCGCATAA
- a CDS encoding phage major tail tube protein yields the protein MAQIPLKTIDFAVFEEGKNDRLATANIDLPGFETLTTEVSGAGIMGLIEVPSPGHFASQTLTINWNSIVRQSFNMMKAGLIALEFRSAQQVFDNTNSAVLEQGIKITYRGLAKNNALGTLAKNEGTGGTTEIEMTYIKIWMDGNPVLEVDKPNYIFRINGEDQNSNLKKILGY from the coding sequence ATGGCACAAATCCCGTTGAAAACAATTGACTTTGCCGTCTTCGAAGAAGGGAAGAACGACCGTCTCGCTACAGCGAACATCGACCTTCCTGGATTCGAGACACTGACAACTGAGGTGAGCGGCGCGGGGATCATGGGTTTGATTGAGGTTCCTTCCCCTGGTCACTTCGCTTCTCAGACATTGACCATCAACTGGAACAGTATTGTTCGCCAGTCTTTCAACATGATGAAAGCCGGGTTGATCGCGCTTGAATTCCGGTCTGCGCAACAAGTATTCGACAACACAAATTCAGCGGTCCTGGAACAAGGGATTAAGATCACTTACAGGGGTCTTGCCAAGAACAACGCCCTCGGAACCCTCGCTAAAAACGAGGGAACAGGCGGCACGACCGAAATAGAAATGACTTACATCAAGATTTGGATGGATGGAAATCCGGTCCTTGAGGTCGATAAACCGAACTATATTTTCCGTATCAACGGCGAAGATCAGAATTCAAACCTTAAAAAAATCCTGGGCTACTAG
- a CDS encoding phage tail tape measure protein — MSREYQIAFELIAQMDASFRRNMTSVNDQVASLQRQLQEVERANGPRRAGQDAKKSAGAFDKAKGAASGFVNILGRVAQYTGAYAMVSGIVDGFKNVVGLVGDYEGGMKQLQASTNLTAKQMAGIEVQASSLYRDNIGQNWDDLTDSLATVRQVTGLANDALKVTTRDAIVFRDVFGEDVTQSIRAADQMARQFGISQHQGFNLMAQGMKDGLNMSDELLDSISEYSVYFNKIGYDANEMFDMFGAGAESGVFQLDKVGYCIAHVKPLFMLGSLTLHKRYRKRIVSGIICERKIISREAA; from the coding sequence TTGTCACGTGAGTATCAGATTGCGTTTGAACTTATAGCGCAGATGGATGCTAGTTTCAGGCGCAACATGACTAGTGTCAACGATCAGGTCGCCTCGTTGCAAAGGCAGCTCCAGGAGGTAGAGCGCGCAAATGGTCCGCGTCGAGCTGGGCAAGATGCCAAAAAGTCGGCTGGGGCGTTTGACAAGGCGAAGGGAGCTGCAAGCGGGTTTGTGAACATCCTGGGCAGGGTTGCCCAGTACACTGGAGCTTATGCGATGGTTTCCGGTATCGTGGACGGATTCAAAAACGTAGTCGGCCTTGTCGGTGACTACGAAGGTGGGATGAAGCAATTACAGGCATCCACAAACCTGACAGCTAAACAGATGGCGGGTATCGAGGTACAAGCTTCGAGCCTGTACCGGGACAACATAGGCCAAAACTGGGATGACCTGACCGACTCGCTTGCTACGGTTAGACAGGTTACCGGATTGGCAAACGATGCGCTCAAGGTCACAACCAGGGATGCCATTGTATTCCGAGATGTGTTCGGTGAGGACGTCACACAGTCCATCCGTGCAGCGGATCAGATGGCGAGACAATTCGGCATCTCGCAGCATCAAGGTTTTAACCTGATGGCCCAGGGAATGAAGGACGGACTTAATATGTCCGACGAGCTTTTGGACTCCATCTCCGAATACTCGGTCTATTTCAACAAGATTGGTTATGATGCGAATGAAATGTTTGATATGTTCGGTGCCGGTGCGGAATCTGGTGTTTTCCAGCTAGACAAGGTGGGTTATTGCATAGCTCACGTTAAACCTCTCTTTATGCTGGGAAGTCTTACCCTGCACAAAAGATACCGTAAAAGAATTGTTTCTGGTATTATTTGTGAGAGGAAGATAATCAGCAGGGAAGCTGCTTAA
- a CDS encoding GIY-YIG nuclease family protein: MYDIYVITNRINGKRYVGYTSKGYESRFNDHIKQSRGPSERYLCRAIRKYGTDNFFTEVIEQVDTLSEAAQREMFFINELNTFAHKRGSHGYNATLGGEGMNGVVFSEETRNKISESHKLRGSFRGESNPKFGKGHLMKGENHPLFGTVMSDQIKEKISKTNKGRLKGCANPAIKDVTCYSLECSSGVIEMFDSFFELRESFKDRGLELNRSSVLGVMRGDRGRNTYKGFLFFREDVTSPGVFRDIQHKFRSGIIEPIEIKDHRKGHVHPNAKSVTSIAVNTKDGRIYKFDCWFDLKNWIDSVVGSNVTYSNLYKVLTGEYSQTRGYKLYREDITHKDVMTDLLFRFNEGRTFND; this comes from the coding sequence GTGTATGATATTTATGTAATCACAAACAGGATTAACGGCAAAAGGTATGTCGGATACACGTCTAAAGGGTATGAATCAAGGTTTAATGATCATATCAAACAATCTCGTGGTCCGAGTGAAAGGTATCTTTGTCGAGCGATAAGAAAATACGGGACGGACAACTTCTTTACTGAAGTAATTGAGCAAGTAGATACACTTTCTGAAGCGGCACAGAGAGAAATGTTTTTCATCAATGAATTAAATACGTTTGCTCATAAAAGGGGAAGCCACGGTTACAATGCAACGTTAGGTGGAGAAGGGATGAACGGAGTTGTTTTTTCTGAAGAAACAAGGAATAAAATAAGTGAATCCCATAAGTTGCGAGGCAGTTTTCGTGGTGAATCCAATCCTAAATTTGGCAAAGGTCATTTAATGAAAGGTGAAAACCATCCTCTTTTCGGTACAGTGATGTCCGATCAAATAAAAGAGAAAATAAGCAAGACTAATAAAGGCAGGTTAAAGGGTTGTGCTAACCCTGCAATAAAAGATGTGACCTGTTATTCTCTTGAGTGTTCTTCTGGTGTAATCGAAATGTTTGATTCGTTCTTTGAACTAAGGGAATCGTTCAAAGACAGAGGCTTGGAGTTGAACCGCAGTTCTGTACTTGGAGTCATGCGAGGCGATAGGGGCAGGAATACGTATAAAGGATTCTTGTTCTTCCGTGAAGACGTGACCAGTCCTGGTGTTTTCCGTGATATACAACATAAATTTAGAAGCGGGATAATTGAACCCATTGAAATAAAAGATCATAGGAAGGGTCATGTACATCCAAACGCAAAATCAGTGACATCAATAGCCGTTAATACAAAGGACGGAAGGATATACAAATTCGATTGTTGGTTTGATCTAAAGAATTGGATTGATTCCGTTGTAGGCTCGAATGTTACTTATTCCAACCTGTACAAAGTCTTGACTGGAGAGTACTCGCAGACAAGAGGATATAAGCTGTACAGGGAGGATATAACGCACAAGGATGTAATGACTGATCTTTTATTCAGATTTAACGAGGGCAGAACCTTCAACGACTAG
- a CDS encoding tail protein X: protein MTTYTTVQGDMWDRIAHNLAGTEAATTALLQANPDFIEYVVFPAGIVLNIPDFTVDVPADLPPWRTGAESVE, encoded by the coding sequence ATGACGACATATACAACGGTTCAAGGTGACATGTGGGACCGCATAGCTCACAACCTCGCCGGAACAGAGGCGGCAACCACGGCATTGCTTCAGGCGAACCCTGATTTCATTGAGTACGTGGTTTTCCCCGCTGGTATCGTATTGAACATTCCAGACTTCACGGTCGATGTCCCTGCTGATCTGCCACCATGGAGAACGGGGGCTGAAAGCGTTGAGTAA
- a CDS encoding phage late control D family protein → MSNIQNARRATVSISYKGKNVTEQLAAFLTGFTYTDAEPGEQDKISIILDDRDRKWIKDWKPALGDKIVAEVNTTDWDKEKDKGKIKCGSFELESVDLGGPPHLVTLTATALPQGGTAALREKRTKGWEKVKLRAIAQEVANRCRLKLSYNIKINPTYERTDQNEQSDLEFLTKLCADEGVAIKVTTGSLVLLDEAEFEKTTPIMTIEYGKSNILDYSMSMSDSDTAYGSCVVTYKPTVTAAKKKKAAAKKKKGGKDRPNIPLDPDLPPPPKKTISIAAVRAEAAAKASKKKEAGKKTAITATYKLPGVNGPVLRINQKVDSVAEAQRLAKNKLREKNKDAGRASFTLSGTVSLASGVTVTVKGFGMFDGKYVVLSVEHAIDGGFQTKIEIRKVLGY, encoded by the coding sequence TTGAGTAATATCCAAAATGCAAGGCGTGCGACCGTATCAATTTCATACAAGGGTAAGAACGTCACCGAACAACTGGCGGCGTTCTTAACTGGTTTTACTTACACGGATGCCGAGCCGGGAGAGCAAGATAAAATCTCGATCATCCTAGACGACCGGGACCGCAAGTGGATTAAGGATTGGAAACCCGCTTTAGGCGACAAAATCGTCGCTGAGGTCAACACAACAGACTGGGATAAAGAGAAGGACAAAGGCAAGATCAAGTGCGGCAGCTTCGAACTTGAATCAGTAGATTTGGGCGGACCCCCTCACCTGGTTACTTTGACTGCTACAGCTTTGCCGCAGGGCGGAACTGCTGCTTTGCGGGAGAAGAGAACGAAGGGGTGGGAGAAGGTAAAACTTCGCGCTATTGCTCAGGAGGTCGCAAACCGTTGCAGGCTCAAGCTCTCGTACAACATCAAGATTAATCCGACGTACGAACGTACTGACCAAAATGAACAATCTGACCTGGAATTCCTGACCAAGCTTTGCGCAGACGAAGGTGTTGCGATCAAGGTCACGACCGGATCATTGGTCCTTTTGGACGAAGCTGAATTCGAGAAGACCACACCCATCATGACCATTGAATATGGGAAATCGAACATCCTGGATTACAGCATGTCAATGTCCGATTCCGACACTGCATACGGGTCTTGTGTGGTCACGTACAAGCCGACCGTTACCGCAGCGAAGAAGAAGAAAGCCGCAGCAAAGAAAAAGAAGGGCGGCAAGGACAGACCGAACATCCCTCTTGACCCCGATTTACCACCACCGCCTAAAAAAACAATATCCATAGCCGCAGTAAGGGCGGAGGCAGCAGCAAAAGCATCTAAAAAAAAGGAAGCAGGAAAGAAAACAGCAATCACAGCAACGTACAAACTCCCAGGGGTGAACGGCCCTGTTCTTCGCATCAATCAAAAAGTGGATTCTGTCGCAGAAGCGCAACGCCTCGCCAAGAACAAACTTCGCGAGAAGAATAAGGATGCAGGCAGAGCGTCATTTACTTTATCGGGTACTGTTTCCCTGGCTTCAGGTGTAACGGTCACTGTAAAGGGATTTGGTATGTTTGACGGCAAGTATGTTGTCCTATCCGTGGAGCATGCGATTGACGGAGGCTTTCAAACTAAAATCGAGATCAGAAAGGTGCTGGGCTACTAA
- a CDS encoding phage baseplate assembly protein V, translating to MLRIGVVSTSDAEFGLVTVAFEDQEDMVSDVLPFVYRGGWGASNEVPQPGDTVVCGFLKNGVSAGVCFGKLYDNDEQPPGEEGQQGTYYEDGSYVYFDEEAGTLNVLAMGGVVLETPESVTLKAKSVTLEAETVTAKAKSVTAEAESVTLKATTVTIEGTTSIKGNVSIDGNLSVSGTVSASNI from the coding sequence ATGCTTAGAATTGGGGTTGTGTCCACATCGGATGCAGAATTCGGTTTGGTTACTGTCGCGTTTGAAGATCAGGAGGATATGGTTTCCGACGTATTGCCTTTTGTTTATCGCGGTGGTTGGGGTGCGAGTAATGAAGTGCCGCAACCTGGCGACACGGTCGTTTGTGGTTTCCTGAAGAACGGGGTTTCCGCTGGCGTTTGCTTTGGTAAGCTTTACGACAACGACGAACAACCGCCAGGAGAAGAAGGGCAACAGGGAACGTATTACGAAGATGGCAGTTACGTCTATTTCGACGAAGAGGCCGGAACGCTTAATGTTTTGGCTATGGGTGGCGTTGTCCTAGAAACACCGGAAAGTGTAACTTTAAAAGCCAAAAGCGTAACTTTGGAAGCTGAAACCGTAACAGCAAAGGCCAAAAGCGTAACAGCAGAGGCAGAAAGCGTAACTTTGAAGGCTACAACCGTAACAATCGAAGGGACGACCAGCATCAAGGGTAACGTCTCTATAGACGGTAATCTGAGTGTGTCCGGTACGGTTTCGGCATCAAACATATAG
- a CDS encoding phage tail protein has product MATPGLGSLGDIGFISVMGKDRVKIRNFRDFERVTADRYAASEIHLKKPREQFLGPGLDTISLIIVLDVSLGMNPRKEAEKLVGYSRDGKALTFEIGGKKLGTNKWVIKRLSQAWTRVDPQGDVHAAEVTLELGEYV; this is encoded by the coding sequence ATGGCAACACCTGGATTGGGTAGTCTCGGAGATATCGGTTTTATATCGGTCATGGGTAAGGATCGGGTTAAGATACGGAACTTTCGCGACTTCGAGCGGGTCACCGCAGATCGTTATGCCGCCTCTGAAATACACCTTAAGAAACCGCGCGAACAATTCCTGGGTCCGGGGCTTGATACCATATCTCTAATCATTGTCCTGGATGTGAGTCTTGGCATGAATCCCCGAAAAGAGGCCGAGAAGCTTGTCGGCTACAGCCGGGATGGCAAAGCCCTCACATTTGAGATAGGCGGCAAAAAGCTCGGGACAAATAAATGGGTAATCAAGCGTCTGTCTCAGGCATGGACAAGGGTAGACCCGCAAGGGGATGTCCATGCTGCTGAGGTTACGTTGGAACTGGGGGAATACGTCTGA
- a CDS encoding GPW/gp25 family protein codes for MAEYKVPATMPTTRFGLTGIESIKQNVMIIASTYQGTAPLDRSLGIDSSIFDQPENSARLLLRGRIIEAVEAGEPRAEVISVDYIEQEGSNESGRAIPYVRFRERGVE; via the coding sequence ATGGCTGAGTATAAAGTTCCTGCCACGATGCCAACAACGCGGTTTGGCTTAACTGGCATTGAGAGTATTAAGCAAAATGTCATGATCATAGCCAGCACATACCAGGGTACAGCTCCTTTGGATCGAAGCCTAGGCATTGATAGCAGCATATTCGACCAACCAGAGAACAGCGCCAGATTACTGCTGAGGGGTCGTATTATCGAAGCAGTGGAAGCCGGAGAGCCACGGGCCGAAGTCATAAGCGTTGATTACATCGAGCAAGAAGGTAGTAACGAATCAGGAAGGGCTATCCCGTACGTACGATTCAGAGAAAGGGGTGTTGAATAG
- a CDS encoding baseplate J/gp47 family protein, protein MILLQRVLIDQTAKSQLLRYAKGYMLDYLGDFTNTPRLAASYATTRLYFTLSTELASAQVIPAGTRVSPDGAEGEIYFATNTTIVIPPGQLTGFVAARCLTAGEIGNDFDLDTIDTLIDPIPFVEFVGNTTISAGGADEEEDEPYKERIRLSNDSYSTAGPVDGYIYWAKTASAAIVDVAAISPAPTEVTIIPLLENGELPTQEILDLVAAALSPRNRRPLTDKVTVQRPDIVDYEINVTYFVHEDNIANLASIQAAVNQAVADYAVWQKSKLGRDINPSELVKRMLQAGADRVDQPTMLPEYKILTDLQVAREAEPVVIFGGLSK, encoded by the coding sequence ATGATCCTTCTACAACGGGTTTTGATAGACCAGACCGCCAAGTCGCAATTACTCCGTTATGCCAAAGGGTACATGCTTGACTACCTGGGAGACTTCACAAACACGCCTCGCCTGGCTGCATCATACGCCACGACGAGGCTTTATTTTACTCTATCAACAGAACTGGCTTCAGCCCAGGTCATCCCTGCTGGAACGAGGGTAAGCCCGGATGGTGCAGAGGGTGAAATCTATTTCGCAACCAATACAACGATCGTCATCCCTCCAGGGCAGTTAACTGGATTCGTCGCCGCTCGCTGCCTGACTGCTGGAGAGATTGGGAACGACTTCGACCTAGACACCATCGACACACTGATTGACCCAATTCCGTTCGTTGAATTTGTAGGCAATACCACAATCAGCGCAGGTGGAGCCGACGAAGAAGAGGACGAACCATACAAGGAGCGCATCCGGTTATCAAACGATTCCTATTCAACGGCTGGCCCGGTTGATGGATATATCTATTGGGCGAAGACTGCAAGCGCGGCTATTGTGGACGTAGCGGCTATTTCACCCGCTCCGACAGAGGTCACTATTATTCCACTCCTTGAAAACGGAGAGCTTCCGACGCAGGAAATACTCGACCTTGTTGCTGCTGCACTTAGTCCAAGGAACCGCAGGCCGTTGACGGATAAAGTGACCGTCCAAAGACCGGACATCGTAGATTACGAGATTAACGTCACGTATTTCGTTCACGAGGACAACATTGCGAACCTGGCATCGATCCAAGCAGCAGTTAACCAGGCGGTTGCAGATTACGCAGTATGGCAAAAATCCAAGCTCGGGCGGGATATAAACCCATCGGAGCTGGTAAAACGGATGCTGCAAGCTGGGGCGGATCGTGTGGACCAGCCTACTATGTTGCCAGAGTATAAGATACTCACTGACTTACAGGTCGCGAGAGAGGCCGAGCCAGTGGTTATATTCGGGGGTCTGTCTAAATGA
- a CDS encoding phage tail protein, with amino-acid sequence MTIMLKDASLYDLLPPNAQGDDNIVAAVRSLDNQMLELYERIETIAFYRRLYNGQVTHEEADERAWQYKLAYYDDSLTIEQKIGLLKSAVETNKSKGTPAAVEGLITILFGDGYVQEWFEYGGAPGYYQVITNNPDVTEERAQEFVRAINSVTRLSAWLERVTLSKTDQVNLYIGVAQHSGKRQVTRGS; translated from the coding sequence ATGACAATCATGCTGAAAGACGCCAGTCTGTATGACTTGCTCCCGCCAAACGCACAGGGTGACGACAATATTGTTGCGGCGGTTCGTTCGCTAGACAATCAAATGCTAGAACTGTATGAGAGAATTGAGACAATCGCTTTTTATCGTCGCCTGTACAATGGGCAAGTCACGCACGAGGAAGCAGACGAACGAGCCTGGCAGTACAAATTAGCGTACTACGATGATTCATTGACGATTGAACAAAAAATAGGATTGCTCAAGTCGGCGGTTGAAACGAATAAATCCAAAGGGACACCCGCCGCTGTTGAGGGTTTGATCACGATCCTTTTTGGCGATGGATACGTACAAGAGTGGTTCGAGTATGGCGGTGCGCCTGGATATTATCAGGTAATCACGAACAACCCGGACGTAACGGAAGAACGGGCGCAAGAATTTGTCCGGGCCATCAACTCAGTCACCAGACTATCCGCCTGGCTGGAACGTGTGACCTTGAGTAAAACAGATCAAGTTAATTTGTACATCGGCGTTGCGCAGCACTCAGGTAAACGCCAAGTAACGAGGGGGAGCTAA
- a CDS encoding tail fiber protein: MSSFGANGLTNKGRNLQAKAQAGAQLKYTKFVMGSGALGNQSIPNLTAVITPRKTVNVTRLFVDPQAQRATVGMYFTNADVTTGFTWREIGLYAIDPDEGEILYWYGNAGDAGDYIPPGNGSEILEQTYDAIVYVGTATNIVATIDTSLVFATIQQLNQTLADSKTYTDQKVATVSIPDASLTQKGKVQLNDSTESVSDTSASTPKAVRTAKQEAINAAKANDEEVILPLANANAQGYANAAVAPIISADNPNMLKNSAANFNLYGWSNTGSVGWSWALLYDRGYKYFSCYSGVAANQFAYLESQPISVTSGTYYNLQALFNTLGVTSSTGVIYVGVLNASNGALIKAVHADFNKSWHRKSESFSVPSGVTTVKIVLTVSAGSSAMSVGNKYVTRIKLSIGAVDVPYTAEADDLALFEYQNKIRSWGAL, from the coding sequence ATGTCATCTTTCGGCGCGAACGGTTTAACCAACAAAGGCCGGAATCTACAGGCCAAAGCCCAGGCCGGGGCACAGCTCAAGTACACCAAGTTTGTGATGGGTTCAGGCGCATTGGGTAACCAATCCATTCCCAACCTCACAGCCGTCATAACTCCGCGAAAAACGGTTAATGTTACGCGGTTGTTTGTGGACCCTCAAGCTCAACGAGCTACGGTCGGCATGTACTTCACAAACGCCGACGTAACAACCGGGTTCACCTGGCGAGAGATAGGTTTGTATGCTATCGACCCGGACGAGGGGGAAATCCTGTACTGGTACGGTAACGCAGGAGACGCCGGGGATTATATCCCGCCAGGAAACGGCAGCGAAATCCTGGAACAAACGTATGACGCGATTGTATACGTCGGCACCGCGACAAACATCGTGGCGACAATTGACACCTCTTTGGTATTCGCTACGATCCAGCAGTTAAACCAAACACTGGCAGATTCTAAGACTTATACCGACCAAAAAGTTGCGACAGTCTCCATCCCTGATGCATCGTTGACGCAGAAAGGTAAAGTGCAGCTAAACGACAGTACCGAGAGCGTAAGCGACACGTCAGCGTCGACACCCAAAGCGGTTAGGACCGCAAAACAGGAAGCGATAAACGCAGCTAAGGCAAACGATGAGGAAGTTATTTTGCCGCTGGCTAACGCAAACGCCCAGGGGTATGCCAATGCAGCGGTAGCGCCTATTATCAGTGCTGATAACCCGAACATGCTGAAAAATTCGGCGGCGAATTTCAATTTATATGGTTGGAGTAACACTGGTTCTGTAGGTTGGTCGTGGGCTCTCCTGTATGATAGAGGGTATAAGTATTTTTCTTGCTACAGTGGGGTTGCTGCTAATCAATTCGCTTATTTAGAATCGCAACCAATATCGGTAACATCAGGCACATATTACAACCTACAAGCCTTGTTTAACACTTTGGGTGTCACGTCATCGACGGGTGTGATTTATGTCGGAGTCTTAAACGCCAGTAACGGCGCATTAATAAAGGCGGTTCATGCTGATTTCAATAAATCTTGGCACCGCAAAAGCGAATCATTTTCCGTTCCTTCCGGTGTCACAACCGTCAAGATAGTATTGACTGTTTCGGCTGGTTCTAGCGCTATGTCGGTAGGGAACAAGTACGTTACCCGAATAAAACTATCGATAGGTGCAGTCGATGTCCCTTACACAGCCGAAGCTGATGACCTCGCGTTGTTTGAATACCAGAATAAAATAAGATCATGGGGGGCGTTGTAG
- a CDS encoding hemolysin XhlA family protein, which yields MTERVSEVPDENSKLLVDIQIQLARIEKTLEVVPTLAAALETVREIARNADQSSKSAHHRVDMLQSAKEIADDALRKAETALANQRAQAEDQKWFKRTFYGAVIVGIAGGIVAAVWAAIKIGGVA from the coding sequence GTGACCGAGAGGGTGAGTGAGGTGCCAGACGAAAACTCGAAATTGCTTGTAGATATTCAGATTCAACTTGCAAGAATTGAAAAGACGTTGGAGGTTGTTCCGACACTGGCGGCTGCATTAGAAACAGTCCGTGAGATTGCCCGGAATGCAGACCAGTCGTCAAAATCCGCCCACCATCGTGTGGATATGCTTCAATCTGCAAAGGAAATCGCTGACGATGCTCTCCGTAAAGCTGAAACAGCCTTGGCAAACCAACGTGCACAAGCTGAGGATCAGAAGTGGTTTAAACGGACTTTTTATGGTGCGGTTATTGTTGGCATTGCTGGAGGCATTGTCGCGGCGGTATGGGCTGCAATTAAGATAGGAGGTGTAGCATGA
- a CDS encoding M23 family metallopeptidase, which yields MNPFEDYRLTSPFGWRIHPVYNTKKFHKGVDLVVSPSNGPLYAFVGGKVLHAKMGVTGSGFGNYGNTVAIRDDKGYLHVYAHMSSVSVSVGQHVKQGDKIGNQGSTGISTGPHLHYEIRKKTSPSFGFTADESGVVEPTQYLVNYYGQQPTTDKGDEPMTAEERKRVEDLEATSKAQAEWIKGEKAKANMPCPDWAKTAYEHYKDYIADETGSYEFWRLLVVNYRKEKGIKVTKEAGK from the coding sequence ATGAATCCATTTGAAGACTATCGTTTGACAAGCCCATTCGGTTGGCGCATTCATCCGGTTTATAACACGAAGAAGTTTCACAAGGGTGTAGACCTTGTTGTAAGCCCATCAAATGGCCCTCTGTACGCTTTTGTAGGGGGTAAGGTGTTACACGCTAAGATGGGTGTCACAGGCTCGGGGTTTGGCAATTACGGCAATACGGTAGCTATCCGGGATGACAAGGGATATCTGCATGTGTATGCTCATATGTCGTCTGTGTCCGTATCCGTGGGGCAGCATGTGAAGCAAGGGGACAAGATCGGTAACCAAGGCAGTACCGGCATCAGTACAGGGCCGCATCTGCATTATGAGATCCGGAAGAAGACAAGTCCATCATTCGGCTTTACCGCAGATGAGTCCGGCGTAGTTGAACCGACACAGTACCTTGTAAATTATTACGGGCAGCAGCCCACAACTGATAAGGGGGACGAGCCGATGACGGCAGAAGAAAGAAAACGGGTTGAGGATCTGGAAGCCACATCAAAGGCACAGGCGGAGTGGATCAAGGGTGAAAAGGCCAAAGCCAATATGCCATGCCCGGACTGGGCAAAAACGGCGTATGAGCACTACAAGGATTACATTGCAGACGAGACAGGCAGTTACGAGTTTTGGAGGTTACTTGTAGTTAATTACCGCAAGGAAAAAGGAATTAAAGTTACTAAGGAGGCGGGTAAGTGA